From the Nitrobacter hamburgensis X14 genome, one window contains:
- the rpsT gene encoding 30S ribosomal protein S20, protein MANTHSAKKATRKITRRTAVNKSRRTLMRGSVRIVEEAIAKGDRDAAIQAMKRAEPELMRAGQQNIVHKNSASRKVSRLTHRIAKLAK, encoded by the coding sequence ATGGCCAATACGCACTCCGCCAAGAAAGCGACACGCAAGATTACCCGCCGCACCGCCGTCAACAAGTCGCGGCGGACCTTGATGCGTGGCTCGGTCCGGATCGTCGAGGAAGCGATCGCCAAGGGCGATCGCGACGCCGCGATCCAGGCGATGAAGCGTGCAGAGCCGGAATTGATGCGGGCTGGACAGCAAAATATCGTTCACAAGAACAGTGCGAGCCGCAAGGTTTCGCGGCTGACGCATCGAATCGCCAAGCTCGCAAAATAA
- a CDS encoding polysaccharide biosynthesis/export family protein: MSSVAALALSGCMRHPAPAAMVRPHNALDALAYGGRQAVAPEPAARRVMRSPPVRAAAAAPHVVYAAAPPPVARDPAYRLDAGDRLRIVVYGQEGLTNSYLVDAGGSITMPLIGAVAARGRTPAELSAAVAARLRSGYIRQPYVAAEVEAYRPFFILGEVAAPGQYPFVPNMTVESAVAIAGGFSPRAKRDRVTVTHTDARGTVRLVVPTATLLSPGDTILVGERWF, from the coding sequence ATGTCGTCGGTGGCCGCGCTGGCGCTGTCGGGATGCATGCGGCACCCGGCGCCGGCGGCGATGGTCCGTCCGCATAACGCTCTCGATGCGCTGGCCTATGGCGGGCGGCAGGCCGTTGCGCCAGAGCCGGCTGCTCGCCGCGTCATGCGGAGTCCGCCGGTCCGCGCCGCCGCGGCCGCGCCGCACGTTGTCTACGCCGCTGCGCCGCCGCCCGTCGCGCGCGATCCCGCCTACCGCCTCGATGCCGGCGACCGGCTGCGCATCGTGGTCTATGGCCAGGAAGGCCTCACCAACAGCTATCTGGTCGATGCCGGCGGCAGCATCACCATGCCCCTGATCGGCGCCGTCGCCGCCCGCGGCCGCACCCCGGCCGAACTGTCCGCCGCCGTCGCCGCGCGGCTGCGCAGCGGTTACATCCGCCAGCCCTATGTCGCCGCCGAGGTCGAAGCCTACCGGCCGTTCTTCATTCTCGGCGAGGTCGCCGCTCCCGGCCAGTATCCGTTCGTGCCCAACATGACGGTTGAAAGCGCGGTCGCCATCGCCGGCGGCTTCTCGCCTCGCGCCAAACGCGACCGCGTCACCGTCACCCACACCGATGCCCGCGGTACCGTCCGCCTCGTCGTGCCCACCGCAACGCTGCTCAGCCCCGGCGACACCATCCTCGTCGGCGAACGCTGGTTTTGA